A genomic window from Neoarius graeffei isolate fNeoGra1 chromosome 5, fNeoGra1.pri, whole genome shotgun sequence includes:
- the snx7 gene encoding sorting nexin-7 isoform X1 encodes MSGGGTATESATIPEDISGQMLELDEDEDLEVFSKDGSSFSVSMPTSPGSMINQYRFEDEEDVPSTKDIFITVDNPESHVTAIETFITYRVLTKTTRSEFDSSEYEVHRRYQDFFWLKGKLEEAHPTLIVHPLPEKFIMKGMMERFANDFIETRKKALHRFLNRIADHPILSSSEDFKIFLTAQAWELTSHKKQGPGFLSRMGETVRAVAATVRGVKNRPEEFSAIHDYVDNFSLKLTALDKITQRIIKEKREHLDEMKEYGPIYTLWSGSEEELVEPLKLMASCLDRCSRETEEQIEHLSNRLLPTLHEYVLCADNLKAVLRRRDNIQAEFEAKNEALASKRTEGEAETKVLSLAWDSLVGKDPDEVRQQKQQKLKGEIKEIKDEIEKLEDRLEWANNTLTGDWSRWKKSMRSDLRAVFTQTAEKNVEYYEKCLAVWESFLLSQRQEAREVGRDDS; translated from the exons atgagCGGCGGCGGCACTGCTACCGAAAGTGCTACGATACCGGAAGATATCTCAGGCCAAATGCTGGAGCTGGACGAGGACGAGGACTTGGAAGTTTTCAGTAag GATGGAAGCTCCTTCAGTGTATCTATGCCAACATCACCTGGATCTATGATCAATCAGTACAGATTCGAGGATGAGGAAGATGTGCCTAGCACTAAGGACATATTCATCACAGTTGATAATCCTGAGAGTCATGTGACAGCCATCGAGACATTTATTACATACAGGGTTTTAACCAAG ACTACACGTAGTGAGTTTGACTCAAGTGAGTATGAAGTCCACAGGCGCTACCAGGACTTCTTTTGGTTAAAAGGCAAACTGGAGGAGGCTCATCCGACTCTTATTGTCCAT CCCCTACCAGAGAAATTTATTATGAAGGGAATGATGGAAAGGTTTGCTAATGACTTCATCGAGACGAGGAAAAAAGCACTACATCGCTTTCTCAACAGAATAGCTGACCACCCCATTCTCTCCAGCAGTGAGGATTTCAAGATCTTTCTTACAGCACAAGCCTGG GAGCTAACATCTCATAAGAAGCAAGGTCCAGGTTTCTTAAGCAGGATGGGTGAGACGGTGAGAGCTGTGGCTGCCACGGTCCGAGGGGTCAAAAATCGGCCAGAGGAGTTCAGTGCCATTCATGACTATGTGGACAACTTCAGTTTGAAGCTGACTGCGCTGGACAAAATCACCCAGCGAATTATCAAAGAAAAAAGAG AACACCTGGATGAAATGAAGGAGTATGGGCCCATCTACACCCTGTGGTCTGGCTCAGAGGAGGAGCTGGTGGAGCCTTTGAAGCTCATGGCGAGTTGCTTGGACAGGTGCTCCAGGGAGACTGAGGAGCAGATCGAACACCTCAGTAACCGCCTCCTCCCAACACTGCACGAGTATGTGCTCTgtgctgataacctcaag GCAGTACTGCGGAGACGAGACAACATCCAAGCAGAGTTTGAGGCTAAGAATGAAGCTCTCGCCAGTAAAAGGACGGAAGGGGAAGCA GAGACTAAGGTGCTGAGTTTAGCATGGGACAGCCTGGTGGGCAAAGACCCAGACGAGGTCAGACAGCAGAAACAGCAGAAGCTTAAAGGAGAGATTAAAGAG aTAAAGGACGAAATTGAAAAGCTGGAAGATAGATTGGAATGGGCCAATAACACACTCACAGGGGACTGGAGCCGCTGGAAGAAGAGCATGAGGTCTGACCTGAGAGCAGTGTTTACCCAAACAGCAGAGAAGAATGTGGAATACTATGAAAAG
- the snx7 gene encoding sorting nexin-7 isoform X2 produces the protein MSGGGTATESATIPEDISGQMLELDEDEDLEVFSKDGSSFSVSMPTSPGSMINQYRFEDEEDVPSTKDIFITVDNPESHVTAIETFITYRVLTKTTRSEFDSSEYEVHRRYQDFFWLKGKLEEAHPTLIVHPLPEKFIMKGMMERFANDFIETRKKALHRFLNRIADHPILSSSEDFKIFLTAQAWELTSHKKQGPGFLSRMGETVRAVAATVRGVKNRPEEFSAIHDYVDNFSLKLTALDKITQRIIKEKREHLDEMKEYGPIYTLWSGSEEELVEPLKLMASCLDRCSRETEEQIEHLSNRLLPTLHEYVLCADNLKAVLRRRDNIQAEFEAKNEALASKRTEGEAIKDEIEKLEDRLEWANNTLTGDWSRWKKSMRSDLRAVFTQTAEKNVEYYEKCLAVWESFLLSQRQEAREVGRDDS, from the exons atgagCGGCGGCGGCACTGCTACCGAAAGTGCTACGATACCGGAAGATATCTCAGGCCAAATGCTGGAGCTGGACGAGGACGAGGACTTGGAAGTTTTCAGTAag GATGGAAGCTCCTTCAGTGTATCTATGCCAACATCACCTGGATCTATGATCAATCAGTACAGATTCGAGGATGAGGAAGATGTGCCTAGCACTAAGGACATATTCATCACAGTTGATAATCCTGAGAGTCATGTGACAGCCATCGAGACATTTATTACATACAGGGTTTTAACCAAG ACTACACGTAGTGAGTTTGACTCAAGTGAGTATGAAGTCCACAGGCGCTACCAGGACTTCTTTTGGTTAAAAGGCAAACTGGAGGAGGCTCATCCGACTCTTATTGTCCAT CCCCTACCAGAGAAATTTATTATGAAGGGAATGATGGAAAGGTTTGCTAATGACTTCATCGAGACGAGGAAAAAAGCACTACATCGCTTTCTCAACAGAATAGCTGACCACCCCATTCTCTCCAGCAGTGAGGATTTCAAGATCTTTCTTACAGCACAAGCCTGG GAGCTAACATCTCATAAGAAGCAAGGTCCAGGTTTCTTAAGCAGGATGGGTGAGACGGTGAGAGCTGTGGCTGCCACGGTCCGAGGGGTCAAAAATCGGCCAGAGGAGTTCAGTGCCATTCATGACTATGTGGACAACTTCAGTTTGAAGCTGACTGCGCTGGACAAAATCACCCAGCGAATTATCAAAGAAAAAAGAG AACACCTGGATGAAATGAAGGAGTATGGGCCCATCTACACCCTGTGGTCTGGCTCAGAGGAGGAGCTGGTGGAGCCTTTGAAGCTCATGGCGAGTTGCTTGGACAGGTGCTCCAGGGAGACTGAGGAGCAGATCGAACACCTCAGTAACCGCCTCCTCCCAACACTGCACGAGTATGTGCTCTgtgctgataacctcaag GCAGTACTGCGGAGACGAGACAACATCCAAGCAGAGTTTGAGGCTAAGAATGAAGCTCTCGCCAGTAAAAGGACGGAAGGGGAAGCA aTAAAGGACGAAATTGAAAAGCTGGAAGATAGATTGGAATGGGCCAATAACACACTCACAGGGGACTGGAGCCGCTGGAAGAAGAGCATGAGGTCTGACCTGAGAGCAGTGTTTACCCAAACAGCAGAGAAGAATGTGGAATACTATGAAAAG